A portion of the Thalassotalea sp. LPB0316 genome contains these proteins:
- the sthA gene encoding Si-specific NAD(P)(+) transhydrogenase — protein sequence MAKKSVKKDIEQNAVQYDFDAIIIGSGPGGEGTSMELAKKNKRVAIIERYKDVGGGCTHWGTIPSKALRQSVSRLIEYNSNPLFRKHEKAKHLTFSDILKHAEAVIRKQVQLRSGFYDRNRVEHIVGEASFVDNHTLKIVKPDGSVEQLTAEQIVIATGSHPYRPDDIDFTHPRVYDSDTILSLAHDPRSIIIYGAGVIGSEYASIFRGLGVKVDLINTRDRLLSFLDDEISDSLSYHLWNNGVVIRHGEQIERVEATDDAVIVHLESGKKMKADCLLWANGRTGNTADLQLANANLEADGRGQLRVNDQYQTAVDNIYAVGDVIGYPSLASAAYDQGRLAASAMIDHRSTAKLISDIPTGIYTIPEISSVGRTEQELTEAKVPYEVGRSQFKHLARAQIANSLVGSLKILFHRDTKEILGIHCFGENAAEIIHIGQAIMQQKNGGNTIEYFVETTFNYPTMAEAFRVAALNGLNRLF from the coding sequence GTGGCTAAGAAAAGTGTAAAAAAAGACATTGAACAAAATGCAGTGCAATATGATTTTGATGCCATCATCATAGGTAGTGGCCCAGGCGGTGAAGGTACTTCTATGGAGCTAGCGAAAAAGAATAAACGCGTTGCGATTATTGAGCGCTATAAAGATGTTGGTGGTGGTTGCACTCACTGGGGAACAATTCCCTCAAAAGCATTGCGTCAAAGTGTCAGCCGATTAATTGAATACAACTCAAATCCGCTTTTTAGAAAACACGAAAAAGCAAAACATTTAACTTTTTCTGATATTTTAAAGCACGCAGAAGCGGTTATTCGCAAGCAAGTTCAGCTGCGCAGTGGTTTTTATGACAGAAACCGCGTAGAGCACATTGTTGGTGAGGCATCGTTTGTCGATAACCACACATTAAAAATTGTTAAGCCTGATGGCTCGGTTGAGCAACTGACTGCCGAACAAATTGTTATTGCAACCGGCTCACACCCTTATCGCCCTGACGATATCGATTTTACGCATCCACGAGTTTACGACTCAGATACCATATTATCATTAGCCCATGATCCGCGCTCAATCATTATCTATGGTGCAGGGGTTATCGGTAGTGAATACGCGTCTATCTTCCGTGGCTTAGGTGTTAAAGTCGACTTAATTAATACACGTGATCGCTTGTTATCATTTTTAGATGATGAAATTTCGGACTCACTTAGCTACCACTTGTGGAATAACGGTGTAGTGATCCGTCACGGCGAACAAATAGAACGTGTCGAAGCAACTGATGACGCCGTCATAGTCCATTTAGAGTCAGGCAAGAAAATGAAAGCAGACTGTTTATTATGGGCTAATGGTCGAACAGGGAATACCGCTGATTTACAGTTAGCAAACGCTAATCTAGAAGCAGACGGCCGCGGCCAGTTACGTGTTAATGATCAATACCAAACGGCCGTTGATAATATCTATGCCGTAGGTGATGTTATTGGTTATCCTAGCCTAGCTAGCGCTGCTTATGACCAAGGAAGGCTAGCGGCTTCTGCGATGATAGATCACCGCAGTACTGCCAAGTTAATTTCTGATATACCGACGGGCATTTACACCATTCCCGAAATTAGTTCTGTTGGTCGAACAGAGCAAGAATTAACTGAAGCCAAAGTGCCTTATGAGGTTGGCCGTTCGCAATTTAAACATTTAGCGCGCGCACAAATTGCCAATAGCTTAGTCGGTTCGCTTAAAATTTTATTCCATCGTGATACTAAAGAAATCTTAGGGATCCACTGTTTTGGTGAAAATGCAGCAGAAATAATCCACATTGGTCAAGCGATAATGCAGCAAAAAAATGGTGGCAATACCATAGAGTATTTTGTTGAAACTACTTTCAACTATCCAACGATGGCTGAGGCATTTCGAGTTGCAGCACTCAATGGCTTAAACAGGTTGTTCTAA
- a CDS encoding SixA phosphatase family protein: MPTLSAQEFTLYLTRHAEKQKDTENPSLTRCGLARAQQLAELLALANIEAVYSTAYNRTLETATPSANKHGLAIKYYSPKALDNLAIDLLNAKQNALIVGHSNTTPALASFLTGEELEKIDESQFRLLFQIRINGESRSITLLQQPLTCPQQ; the protein is encoded by the coding sequence GTGCCAACACTCTCGGCACAAGAGTTCACCTTGTATTTAACTCGCCACGCAGAAAAGCAAAAAGACACTGAGAATCCTAGTTTAACGCGATGCGGATTAGCCAGAGCGCAACAGTTAGCGGAACTACTAGCACTTGCTAATATCGAGGCAGTATATAGCACGGCTTACAATCGAACGTTGGAAACTGCGACACCTAGCGCGAATAAACACGGGTTGGCGATAAAGTACTACTCGCCTAAAGCGCTTGATAATCTTGCGATTGATTTACTCAATGCCAAACAAAACGCCTTGATTGTTGGTCACAGTAATACAACGCCAGCCTTGGCAAGCTTTCTAACGGGTGAGGAATTAGAAAAAATTGATGAAAGCCAATTTAGGTTGTTATTTCAAATCCGAATAAACGGAGAAAGTCGCAGTATTACGCTGCTACAGCAACCGCTTACCTGCCCTCAACAATAA
- a CDS encoding EAL domain-containing protein, protein MAKPQINQQSAQNCVALQQELDALKKEYQYLADRHDALFKLNSLLSECKDIQDFYFQVHKVVASMMVAHNFYIVLYDQTFEEIEFVYHVDEYDTAPEGKIPFEQFNGSLTNYVIRSGKSLLATPELLAQLTEQGLISHLGSDSVDWLGVPLIDDGYVVGVIAVQSYSESMRYQNDDLEMLSFAAQHIVSALTHVQDTDRLHQAVSARTRELMEQIREREKSELLQESLFRISELASEGTLDLDHFYSQVHNIVGQLINASNFFVAKYQKESDTLNFLYFVDQLSENNAQDFQPRKMSNHYTELVIRTGKEVLLDREKMLTLYAEGVISKPQDNSTSWLGVPLKIDDQIIGAMVIQSYQADVLYSESDAELLNFVAQHVANAIKRRESMDYERRTHELLEEQVKIRTHALEEEIKQRKQMESLLKHSAAHDALTGLPNRTVFIDLVDHAIACQKRREDMQFAVLFLDLDRFKVVNDSLGHHAGDLLLKIIAKELKYIIREKDTVARLGGDEFVILIEDLESHDEAYEIAQRITEMLERPFEIEKQPVFIGASIGVLFSDDRYASADIMLRDADTAMYHAKDKGKGRFEVFDASMHQKVQNALTLEADMREAIELSEFVPYFQPIVNLDNEEIVGFEALARWQSAKRGFVFPNEFISLAEETGLIMQIDLQILEKSCKALKNWQMEHGICDVYVSCNLFCNHFFNPTLPDEILKITQANQIEPQQIRLEITERALLENNNVVLANMNELQRLGFKILLDDFGTGYSSLSYLHRFPIDVLKIDRSFINNVQEHENNRAIIKTIIDLATNLQMATVGEGIEHERDAKLLQRMECNYGQGYYFAKPMSVEQVPKVMNFN, encoded by the coding sequence ATGGCTAAGCCTCAAATTAATCAACAGTCGGCGCAAAACTGCGTAGCACTTCAGCAAGAACTTGATGCCCTCAAAAAAGAGTATCAATACTTGGCTGATCGTCATGATGCGTTGTTTAAACTCAACTCCTTGTTGAGTGAATGTAAAGACATTCAAGATTTTTATTTTCAAGTTCACAAAGTTGTTGCCTCTATGATGGTGGCACATAACTTTTATATCGTGTTGTACGACCAAACATTCGAAGAAATAGAGTTTGTCTATCACGTAGATGAATATGACACGGCACCTGAAGGTAAAATACCTTTTGAGCAGTTTAATGGCTCGCTGACTAATTATGTTATCAGGTCGGGTAAGTCACTGTTAGCAACACCGGAATTACTCGCCCAATTAACTGAGCAGGGCTTGATTTCGCATTTAGGCTCGGATAGTGTCGATTGGCTTGGCGTCCCATTAATTGATGATGGCTATGTTGTTGGGGTTATTGCAGTCCAAAGCTATTCGGAAAGCATGCGTTACCAAAACGATGATCTTGAAATGCTCAGTTTTGCTGCGCAACATATCGTTTCAGCGCTAACCCATGTTCAAGATACCGACAGGCTACATCAAGCAGTATCAGCTCGAACACGTGAATTAATGGAGCAAATACGCGAACGAGAAAAGTCTGAACTTCTACAAGAGTCGCTCTTTCGCATATCAGAGCTTGCTTCAGAGGGAACGTTAGATCTCGATCACTTCTACTCTCAAGTTCACAATATAGTGGGTCAGTTAATCAATGCGTCTAACTTCTTTGTCGCTAAATATCAAAAAGAAAGTGACACCTTAAACTTTCTCTATTTTGTCGATCAGTTATCGGAAAATAATGCCCAAGACTTTCAACCGCGTAAGATGTCAAATCACTATACTGAATTAGTGATTCGAACAGGTAAGGAAGTGTTATTAGACCGAGAAAAAATGCTAACGCTCTATGCTGAAGGTGTTATTTCTAAGCCACAAGATAACTCAACTTCATGGCTCGGTGTACCACTTAAGATTGATGACCAAATTATTGGTGCCATGGTTATTCAAAGTTATCAAGCCGATGTGCTTTATAGTGAATCAGACGCTGAGCTACTTAACTTTGTTGCACAGCATGTCGCCAATGCCATCAAGCGCCGTGAATCAATGGATTATGAAAGACGCACCCATGAACTACTCGAAGAGCAAGTTAAAATTCGTACCCACGCGCTTGAGGAAGAGATCAAGCAAAGGAAGCAGATGGAGTCATTGCTCAAACACTCTGCTGCCCACGACGCATTAACCGGTCTGCCAAATCGCACTGTCTTTATTGATCTGGTTGACCATGCAATCGCTTGCCAAAAACGTCGCGAAGACATGCAGTTCGCCGTACTGTTTTTAGACTTAGACAGATTTAAAGTGGTCAATGATAGTTTAGGGCATCACGCAGGTGATTTACTGTTAAAGATTATTGCTAAAGAGCTTAAATATATTATCCGAGAAAAAGACACCGTAGCGCGTTTAGGTGGTGATGAGTTTGTTATTTTAATCGAAGATTTAGAGAGTCATGACGAAGCCTATGAAATAGCCCAGCGAATTACAGAAATGCTTGAAAGGCCATTTGAAATCGAAAAGCAACCCGTATTTATCGGCGCTAGTATTGGTGTTTTATTTAGTGATGACCGTTATGCCAGTGCAGATATCATGTTACGTGATGCCGATACAGCGATGTATCATGCTAAGGACAAGGGCAAGGGCCGTTTTGAGGTGTTTGATGCATCAATGCATCAAAAAGTTCAGAATGCCTTAACACTTGAAGCTGATATGCGTGAGGCAATTGAGCTTTCTGAATTTGTGCCTTACTTCCAACCTATTGTAAATCTAGATAACGAAGAGATTGTTGGCTTTGAAGCGCTTGCAAGGTGGCAAAGTGCTAAACGAGGATTTGTTTTTCCCAATGAGTTTATTTCTCTGGCAGAAGAAACAGGGTTAATCATGCAAATTGATTTGCAGATCTTAGAAAAGAGTTGCAAGGCGTTAAAAAATTGGCAGATGGAGCATGGAATTTGCGATGTGTATGTCAGCTGTAACTTATTTTGTAATCACTTTTTCAATCCGACCCTGCCAGATGAAATATTGAAAATTACCCAAGCTAATCAAATTGAGCCTCAGCAGATTCGCTTGGAAATAACTGAACGCGCTTTATTAGAAAATAACAATGTTGTTTTAGCGAATATGAATGAGCTTCAACGCTTAGGTTTCAAGATATTACTCGATGATTTCGGTACCGGTTATTCAAGTTTGAGTTATTTGCACCGCTTTCCAATTGATGTACTAAAAATAGATCGTTCATTTATCAATAATGTGCAAGAACACGAAAATAACCGTGCAATTATTAAAACCATCATTGATTTAGCGACCAATTTACAAATGGCTACTGTTGGCGAAGGGATAGAACATGAAAGGGATGCAAAATTACTTCAACGAATGGAATGTAATTATGGCCAAGGATATTATTTTGCTAAGCCAATGTCTGTCGAACAAGTACCCAAGGTAATGAATTTTAATTAA
- a CDS encoding isopenicillin N synthase family oxygenase, with the protein MQVQVVDYLAEDAPQKFVKSLRETGFGVLINHPIKKEMVESIYKNWYAFFCSEEKHDFAFDPEKQDGFFSSEVSETAKGHTKKDIKEYYHVYPWGRIPSQLAEEILNYYKTASDLAAELLDWVEAHSPADVSAHYSEKLSNMIKDTPNTLLRVLHYPPLQGDEEPGAIRAAAHEDINLLTILPAANEPGLQVQRQDGSWMDVPSDFGNLIINIGDMLQEASQGYFPSTSHRVINPTGKASDKSRISLPLFLHPRSEVKLSERHTQASYLLERLKELGVK; encoded by the coding sequence ATGCAAGTACAAGTTGTCGATTATCTCGCGGAAGATGCACCGCAAAAATTCGTTAAAAGCTTAAGAGAAACTGGTTTTGGCGTACTGATCAACCATCCCATTAAAAAAGAAATGGTCGAGTCCATTTATAAAAATTGGTATGCATTTTTCTGTTCTGAAGAAAAACACGACTTTGCGTTTGATCCTGAAAAGCAAGATGGTTTCTTTTCATCAGAGGTGTCTGAAACAGCGAAAGGTCACACTAAAAAAGATATCAAGGAGTACTACCACGTGTACCCATGGGGCAGAATTCCAAGCCAACTAGCAGAAGAAATTCTTAATTACTATAAAACTGCCTCTGATCTAGCCGCAGAATTACTCGATTGGGTTGAAGCCCATAGCCCCGCTGATGTTTCTGCACACTACAGCGAAAAGTTATCTAATATGATCAAAGATACACCAAACACATTATTGCGCGTATTGCATTATCCACCACTGCAAGGGGATGAGGAGCCAGGTGCTATTCGTGCAGCGGCTCATGAAGACATCAATTTATTGACCATTCTACCGGCAGCTAATGAGCCGGGTTTACAAGTTCAACGCCAAGATGGAAGTTGGATGGATGTGCCATCAGACTTTGGTAATTTAATTATTAACATTGGTGACATGTTGCAAGAGGCATCACAAGGTTACTTTCCGTCAACGAGCCACCGCGTAATTAACCCAACAGGCAAGGCTAGTGATAAATCACGTATTTCATTGCCATTGTTTTTACATCCGCGCAGTGAGGTTAAATTATCGGAGCGTCATACCCAAGCAAGTTACTTGCTTGAGCGCTTAAAAGAGTTAGGTGTTAAGTAA
- a CDS encoding efflux RND transporter permease subunit: MDPTKKGLIAWFARNSVAANLLMVFILIGGLLTANTISKQMFPQFKINWLQFNAVYPGAAPQEVEEGITIKIEEALETVQGLERVITYSNRNFSSGYFRVDDNYDPQIVLEEVKSQIDSISSFPDGMERPTVERIKYRQEVMWLSLYGDLSPRELKVLGKKIHDEIQQLPLINVSEFYSGLGYEISIEVSKDKLREYNLTFPDVARAVRGYSRNMSAGQIRSANGYISLRVENQAYRGHEFEQIPLITLQDGTKVLLGEVAKVNDGFQEGLHYQKFNGKNAVTFFIGAAEDQDITAVANVIKKFVEEKQKVLPEGVSIEPWVDLTYYLEGRLNMMLDNMKSGAVLVFLMLALFLRIRLAFWVMMGLPVCFLGTLLVMPLEFVNVTINITSLFAFILVLGIVVDDAIVMGESAHAEIEESGHSAESVIRGVQRVAMPATFGVLTTIAAFVPLVLGDGPGSAWSQSIGFVVIFCLLFSLVESKLILPAHLISMKVKPFNPKNPLDRARQAVDNGMKHVIENVYRPSLKVFLKYRYGVMMFFISILIIAAGLFEGGIVRFIGQPKVPHDFPRVEIQMNTDTSEQATLDTLLTIERTLYQVDADIKAEYGQSMISDMDVSLRSRTRGRIMVKLVEPELRPLNTFELADKWRNAIPTLPGVKEFRIDDNLFGGDREDGDIGFRLESQNDAQLLAAAKELKAKLNSLKGVGDVNDSRQTSAKEVQFTLKPLAYSMGLTLSDIASQVSYSFYGLEAQRILRDSEEVKVMIRYPLAQRSAVGHVEDVMIQAPNGAELPLSQLADIVLTDGVTSIRRENGNRTINVWAKVDAEQVEPYKVAQDIRENFVPELLRKYPLVKSEVSGRIQEEMEGQAKQLRDFVLSLLVIFTLLAIPLKSYSQPLMIMTVIPFGIVGAMIGHMILGLDLNVLSMFGIIAAAGVVINDSLVMVDYVNKTRAQGTSLYDAVVWSGCKRFRAIMLTSFTTFIGLVPIMLETSMQAKMVIPMAVSLGFGVLFATVVTLVMIPSLYLIIEDIKNLINRRKKKEQVKDVSMESPQIATKTIS, from the coding sequence ATGGATCCGACTAAAAAAGGCTTAATCGCATGGTTTGCCCGCAATAGTGTCGCGGCAAACTTATTAATGGTATTTATCTTGATTGGCGGTTTACTCACTGCCAATACCATTAGCAAACAAATGTTTCCTCAATTTAAGATTAACTGGCTTCAATTTAATGCGGTATATCCTGGTGCTGCACCACAAGAAGTTGAAGAAGGTATTACGATAAAAATTGAAGAGGCACTCGAAACAGTGCAAGGTTTGGAGCGAGTAATTACTTACTCAAACCGCAATTTTTCAAGTGGTTACTTCCGTGTCGACGACAATTACGACCCACAAATTGTATTGGAAGAAGTAAAATCTCAAATCGATTCAATCTCTTCGTTTCCAGATGGTATGGAGCGTCCAACGGTTGAACGAATTAAGTATCGTCAAGAAGTTATGTGGTTGAGTTTGTATGGTGATTTATCACCACGCGAATTAAAAGTCTTGGGTAAAAAAATTCACGATGAAATTCAACAATTACCACTGATCAATGTGTCGGAGTTTTATTCAGGACTAGGTTATGAAATCTCGATTGAGGTCAGCAAAGATAAACTACGTGAATATAATTTAACCTTCCCAGACGTTGCCCGTGCTGTTCGAGGCTACTCACGCAATATGTCTGCAGGGCAAATTCGCAGTGCTAATGGTTATATTAGCCTGCGCGTTGAAAACCAAGCGTATCGCGGCCATGAGTTTGAGCAAATCCCACTCATTACCCTGCAAGACGGCACTAAGGTGCTACTGGGTGAAGTGGCTAAGGTAAATGATGGCTTCCAAGAGGGGTTACACTACCAAAAATTCAACGGTAAAAACGCGGTTACTTTCTTTATTGGTGCAGCTGAAGATCAAGATATAACAGCGGTTGCTAATGTCATTAAAAAGTTTGTTGAAGAGAAACAAAAAGTCTTACCTGAAGGCGTCAGTATTGAACCATGGGTAGACCTTACCTACTACCTTGAAGGTCGTCTTAACATGATGTTAGACAACATGAAAAGTGGCGCGGTATTGGTTTTCTTGATGCTTGCTTTGTTCTTGCGTATTCGCTTGGCGTTTTGGGTCATGATGGGCTTGCCTGTATGTTTCTTGGGTACGCTACTGGTTATGCCGCTTGAGTTTGTCAATGTGACCATTAACATCACCAGTTTGTTCGCCTTTATCTTGGTGTTAGGTATTGTTGTTGATGACGCGATCGTTATGGGTGAGAGTGCTCACGCAGAAATTGAAGAATCTGGGCACAGTGCTGAAAGTGTTATTCGTGGTGTTCAACGCGTTGCTATGCCGGCTACCTTCGGTGTGTTAACGACAATTGCCGCTTTTGTGCCGTTGGTCTTAGGTGATGGTCCTGGCTCTGCTTGGAGCCAGTCTATTGGCTTTGTTGTTATTTTCTGTTTGTTGTTTTCATTAGTAGAATCAAAACTTATTCTACCGGCTCACTTAATTTCCATGAAAGTTAAGCCGTTCAACCCGAAAAACCCGTTAGATAGAGCGCGCCAGGCCGTTGATAACGGCATGAAACACGTGATTGAAAATGTTTACCGCCCATCGCTTAAAGTATTTTTAAAGTACCGTTATGGCGTAATGATGTTCTTTATTAGTATCTTAATTATCGCTGCGGGATTGTTTGAAGGTGGGATTGTTCGCTTTATTGGTCAGCCTAAGGTGCCTCATGACTTTCCTCGAGTGGAAATTCAAATGAACACCGATACGTCTGAGCAGGCAACACTAGATACGTTATTAACGATTGAACGTACGTTATATCAAGTAGATGCAGACATTAAAGCCGAATATGGCCAAAGCATGATTTCTGATATGGATGTTAGTTTGAGAAGTCGTACGCGCGGTAGAATTATGGTTAAGTTAGTTGAACCTGAATTACGTCCGCTAAATACCTTTGAATTAGCTGATAAATGGCGCAATGCGATCCCGACTTTACCCGGTGTTAAAGAATTTAGAATTGATGATAATTTGTTTGGTGGTGATCGTGAAGATGGCGACATTGGCTTTAGACTGGAAAGTCAAAACGACGCGCAATTACTTGCTGCTGCTAAAGAGTTAAAAGCTAAGTTAAATAGCCTAAAAGGTGTTGGTGATGTTAACGATAGCCGCCAAACCAGTGCTAAAGAAGTACAGTTCACCTTAAAACCTTTAGCATACTCAATGGGGTTAACGTTGTCTGATATCGCATCGCAAGTTAGCTATAGCTTTTACGGGCTTGAAGCTCAACGTATCTTACGCGATAGTGAAGAAGTTAAAGTGATGATCCGTTACCCGCTAGCACAACGCAGTGCGGTTGGCCATGTTGAAGACGTAATGATCCAAGCGCCGAACGGTGCAGAGCTGCCGCTGTCACAACTTGCTGATATCGTGTTAACGGACGGTGTTACCAGTATTCGTCGTGAAAACGGTAATCGCACGATTAATGTTTGGGCTAAGGTTGATGCTGAACAGGTTGAGCCATACAAAGTAGCTCAGGATATTCGCGAAAACTTTGTACCAGAATTATTGCGCAAGTATCCACTCGTAAAAAGCGAAGTCTCTGGTCGTATTCAGGAAGAGATGGAAGGCCAAGCAAAACAATTACGTGACTTTGTTTTGTCCTTACTGGTTATTTTTACCTTGTTGGCAATCCCATTGAAATCATATTCGCAACCATTAATGATTATGACGGTGATCCCATTTGGTATTGTTGGCGCGATGATTGGTCATATGATTTTGGGCTTAGATCTAAACGTATTATCAATGTTCGGCATTATAGCGGCAGCAGGTGTTGTTATTAATGACTCGCTAGTTATGGTGGACTACGTCAATAAGACTAGAGCACAAGGCACGTCACTTTATGACGCTGTTGTTTGGTCTGGTTGTAAGCGTTTTCGCGCAATTATGCTAACCTCGTTCACAACGTTTATTGGCTTGGTGCCAATTATGTTGGAAACAAGTATGCAAGCTAAGATGGTGATTCCTATGGCTGTATCACTTGGTTTCGGTGTGTTGTTTGCGACTGTTGTGACATTAGTGATGATCCCATCACTTTATCTTATCATTGAAGATATTAAAAACTTGATTAACCGTCGGAAGAAAAAAGAACAGGTCAAAGATGTTTCGATGGAATCACCGCAGATAGCCACTAAAACTATCTCATAG
- a CDS encoding efflux RND transporter periplasmic adaptor subunit, producing the protein MTRKKQIIVPIVVLLTGIGLFGAFASMKKPPEEKPKVDNTPIVSVTPINVEPKQLSVDSYGVVMPKYETELVAQVSGQIVELSDVFVKGGFVRKDQVLAKIDASDYQAALIEADANLANAKAALEQEVAQGKVAEQEWKRITDTMPTELSLRKPQLAKELARVKAAQASVLRAQRNLERTEIKAPYDAMIESREIGLGAYVSTGRKIGKLLGTDIAEVRLPVADSQLEFLIDGGEQAKVILSGNYAGKKRTWQATIARSEGVIDANSRMSYLVAQIKDPYGLAHNDKPIRFGAYVTADILGMEVAAATAIPRYLVVDNKVAILDAEMKLRYVPVDIVRQEGPDVIISGGLHQGDQLITSALDYPVDGMQLALPKHLLDEESESAGDTQIASIKE; encoded by the coding sequence GTGACACGGAAAAAACAAATCATAGTACCCATTGTTGTGCTCTTGACGGGCATCGGGCTATTCGGCGCTTTTGCTAGTATGAAGAAGCCACCGGAAGAAAAACCTAAAGTAGACAACACGCCAATCGTTTCTGTAACACCAATCAACGTTGAACCTAAGCAGCTCAGCGTAGACTCTTATGGTGTCGTCATGCCTAAATATGAAACCGAACTCGTTGCTCAAGTTTCTGGACAAATTGTTGAGTTATCTGATGTCTTTGTGAAAGGTGGCTTTGTTCGCAAAGATCAGGTCCTTGCAAAAATTGACGCCAGTGATTACCAAGCAGCCTTAATTGAAGCAGATGCTAATTTAGCCAATGCTAAAGCAGCATTGGAGCAAGAAGTCGCTCAAGGTAAGGTTGCTGAACAAGAATGGAAGCGTATTACCGACACCATGCCAACTGAACTAAGCTTGCGTAAACCGCAATTAGCCAAGGAGTTAGCGCGAGTAAAAGCAGCACAAGCTAGCGTACTCAGAGCACAACGCAATTTAGAGCGCACAGAAATAAAAGCACCATACGATGCGATGATCGAAAGCCGTGAAATTGGCTTAGGGGCTTATGTTTCGACGGGCCGCAAGATAGGTAAATTACTCGGTACCGATATTGCTGAAGTGCGTTTACCTGTTGCTGACAGCCAACTAGAGTTTTTAATTGACGGCGGTGAACAAGCAAAGGTCATTTTATCAGGTAATTACGCGGGTAAAAAACGTACTTGGCAAGCAACAATTGCTCGTAGTGAAGGCGTTATTGATGCCAACTCTCGCATGAGTTATTTAGTCGCTCAAATTAAAGATCCCTATGGTTTAGCACACAATGATAAGCCGATTCGGTTTGGCGCTTATGTAACAGCAGATATTTTAGGTATGGAAGTCGCCGCCGCTACCGCAATTCCTCGTTATTTAGTGGTTGATAACAAAGTCGCTATTTTGGATGCCGAAATGAAGTTGCGATATGTACCGGTTGATATTGTTCGACAAGAAGGTCCAGATGTCATTATCTCCGGTGGCTTGCATCAAGGCGATCAGTTAATTACCTCTGCTCTTGATTACCCGGTTGATGGTATGCAGCTTGCGCTTCCTAAGCACTTACTTGATGAAGAAAGTGAGTCTGCAGGTGATACCCAAATTGCGAGTATCAAGGAGTAA
- a CDS encoding TerB family tellurite resistance protein — protein MLAKIKSFFEQLNTVAQDTETTSISLELACAVLLCEVMRADHQVDTTEEQAIKQMLQQHFHLNIEQVDDVMCQALSHSDEANDLYFFTSKINKQCDINQKIHIVELLWQLAYADGEVASIEHHIIRKIADLLHLRHHEYISAKTNALTTK, from the coding sequence ATGCTAGCTAAAATCAAATCGTTTTTTGAACAACTCAATACGGTAGCACAAGATACCGAGACAACATCGATATCATTAGAGCTCGCATGCGCAGTATTACTGTGTGAAGTGATGCGCGCAGACCATCAAGTTGATACCACAGAAGAGCAAGCGATTAAACAAATGCTTCAGCAACATTTTCACTTGAATATTGAACAAGTTGATGACGTGATGTGCCAAGCATTAAGCCACAGTGACGAAGCCAATGATCTCTACTTCTTCACTTCTAAAATTAATAAACAGTGTGACATCAATCAAAAAATTCACATCGTAGAATTACTTTGGCAGCTCGCCTATGCTGACGGAGAAGTCGCCAGTATCGAACACCATATCATTCGTAAGATCGCTGACTTATTGCATTTGCGCCACCACGAATACATCAGTGCAAAAACCAACGCATTAACCACCAAATAA